ccagaataaaacaaaaaaaacaataaaaaactaTGCTTTAAACTTTGAGGGACTCAAACTTTTCACGTGGGAACACATAAACAAATTGAGAGTGCATGGGGTgcagtttatattttaatatctggGAGATAATTGGAAGATATTTTATATTGCAGGATATTCTAGGTTTTGGATTAACTAAATTCTTGCTTAATTATTGTTCGATGAGCATGTTTTGGTACAACCACTGAGTTGGATAACATTAAGgtaaaaaatgggaaagaagaggGTCCGTATCTCAATGTGTGAATTGGCTTTGGGGAAAATGTAACTGGAATAATAGTCCTACACATTGAGGTGATTTCCGGAGACAACATTAAACAGATAATTATAAGAAACCATGAGCCTTAGTATGTCATTAATCCTAGGAGGTTACAAAGGGTCAACTGTAAGGTTTAAAATGTGAACTTAAAAAGGTAAAGTGTTCTGATTCTTTTATGAGTTCCTCCTTCTAGAGAGTTATTAATAGTTCTCACTGACAACTGAACTGATTGTTTAACTCTACAGAGTAACAGAATAAGAAAATACGGGGGATTGCCACGAACAATTACCTACCTATAAGGGAGATAAAGGAATTTCCCCTCCATCTTTGCATCTCCTTCCCAAAGGCTGTCGTTTGGGATAAAGACTAACTTGAGTCTTGGTGCTAGGGATTGGAGTTTTTAGAAGAGTGACTAAAAGTTCAAAAGTTCTATATGTTttgaaatactatttttcttttgtctttttttttgtatatttttaattttgctgtgacGTGAGATATTAAAAGTCATTTCAGTATGTGCTGTTTGTGTcctattgttttggctattctgggccagaggaaggagatgaggaaggaggaaagCAGGGAGGAAGGATACTCTCTGCCCCAAACCCTGTGGCTCCTTTAAGAGACAAAAGTATTTGGTTGGAAGAATAATGCAGTACACCAAGCTCCCTGTTGAtcgtgaggcgggaagccccataaaaagactggcaggacccctaggcaggacCGCTGCTCTCCTTTTAGCACcgtccagttccctggcccagaggctttatctcactttttgcctctaaagcggctaacttacacctagaattctattggctCCCTGAGTtgactcctgattggttattaatctcactcctgattggttattactctcactcctgattggttattactctcactcctgattggctatgactctcactcctgattggttattaatctcacttctgattggtccacttccctaacttctgatttttccatttgtagtacttcatttgcatggagctcactcctgattgaaTCGGGCtagttctacaaagcttgttccctGATTGGTtgacttctgttgtactttatttgcatatgatgttgcaaagtgtaaaactggcagcctataaaaggcgtgtgtaaacctacagacggggtccagagcttccTGAGTGCTCCAACTCCAGTGCTGTgtggtctctcgcctggatccaggtaGCTGTCCCAACTGAGCTATAACACATTTTTCCGCAACAATTGGACAGAGCCTCAGTCAACCAACCAGAATGGTGAGTGGGGCTTAAAGTTTTAGGAATTATCTTCAAATTGTTCCTTTATAGGTAAGAGGAAAAAGAGATTGGATTCCGCGGGCGTCAGGCCGTCGGTGTTGGCAGCAGTGTCGGCGGTGGCCGGTGGGGAATGGCGGAGTACTTGGCCTCCATCTTCGGCACCGAGAAAGACAAAGTCAACTGCTCATTTTATTTCAAGATCGGAGCGTGTCGCCATGGAGACAGATGCTCTCGGCTGCACAACAAACCGAACTTTAGCCAGACCATCTTGATTCAAAACATCTATCGTAATCCCCAAAACAGTGCACAGACGGCTGGCGGCTCACACTGTGCCGTGAGCGATGTCGAGATGCAGGAGCACTATGATGAGTTTTTTGAGGAGGTTTTCACGGAGATGGAGGAGAAGTACggggaggtggaggagatgaACGTCTGTGACAACCTTGGAGACCACCTCGTTGGGAATGTGTACGTGAAGTTTCGCCGTGAAGGGGATGCAGAAAAGGCCGTGATTGACTTGAACAACCGCTGGCTTAACGGGCAGCCTATCCATGCCGAGCTCTCCCCTGTGACCGACTTCAGAGAAGCCTGCTGCCGGCAGTACGAGATGGGAGAGTGCTCGCGAGGAGGCTTCTGCAACTTCATGCATCTGAAGCCCATTTCTCGGGAGCTGCGGCGGGAGTTGTACGAGCAACGTCGCAAGAAGCGTAGGTCGAGGTCCCGGTCCCAGGAGCGTCGCTCTCGGTCGAGAGACCGCGGTCGAGGCGgaggcggctgcggcggcggcggatGGGAGCGCGACTGGAGGCGGTCGAGAGATCGGGAGAGATCCGGGCGGTTCTGAGCCATGCCGTTTTTACGAATGTCTGCTGGAGGCAAGTCGTGACTGGCCCAAGACTGTAGTTCTCCAACTGTGGTATCCAGATCAGCATCACCAGGAAATTTGTTAGAACTGTTGATTCTCAGACCGCAccacagacctactgaatcagccAGTGTTGAGGTGGCGAGCAGCAtgtttttgtatctttctttcgTCTTTTGAATGATGTCacattgttctttttatttttcacctgTGAGACTAATGAGTTAAAAAGAGACCAGGGAtctctttaaaaagctaaataaaatttaagtaGCCAACGTGTGAAAGGCTCTGATTAAGTAACTTTTGAGAGTCCAGGGCCCATACTTAGCAGGCAATAGTGCATTCCATAATCGCTTTTTATGTTCTTAAAACTACGGGATTTGTGAAGTCAAACATGGAGAATGGTACAGCCATATTAAGCCACAGCTTTAGGGTTTATGTCCTTGGTCCACTCATTCTTGAGAAGATGGCTAAGTATATACAAATCTATTCAATagttaatacaaaatattttctgatttatagCATCCTTTCACATTTGTTTTTACAGTTATTAGAAAAGTCTATGAATTATACGTTAGTCTCATTTTATAGTTGAGAGGAATGTGTTGAGAAAAGTTACAGACCTACTCACAGTCACTAAACCGAGTACAAATCAAATCCAATTCTTCTGTTCCCATATTTTATATCCTTTCCAtgttgaagaaataaaagtcCAAGGAAGTAAATAAACAGAAGTACCAACTATAACACTTTATATTTACCATAGAAGagtgataaaaatataattgctgGCACATTGAAAATTAATACATAGGAAGAAGAGAGTATAGTAAGTCAATACAATACAAGCCAACCAACTAATAGGATTCCTAAAGCAGACGTGAGAGCCCTTACATACGCAGTGTGCTCATAAAGGCTGATTGTTTTAGTGATGAGGTTTCCTAGGTTAAACTAATCACGGTTATGTATTACAGTATTCAAAGTTCTCAAATTGCCCATAAGTAATTTAATACATCTGACCTGAATGGTTGCAGGCACTGCCAAGACACATTTGTGGAGCTGCATTATCATCTAGACTATAATGTTACATAGAGCTAATCcaaatgttgggttttttttttttccctctaaacttCCTTATGAATGTCAAACAGATAAGTCTGATTTGGGTATCAATAAAGGCCTTTAAAGTGACTTCTCCAGAGACGTTGCATCCCCTCTGTGCATGCACAGCGGTCCCGCAGGCTCACAGGTGGAGGCTGGCCTTGACTGACAAAGTGGGAGAAATATTTTGCTGTGAAGGAGTTTAACCACCATAAAAGATAATTTGCTTGTCCAAAAATGAGATAAACTGAATCAGGCTTTTAATTACAAGTGCATTGTTATTTCTTTTTGCCTATTacttttaaatgagattttagtGCTGGAGaccttcaaagaaaaataaaaatacagtcaaAGCCTTACTATTATTCCCACCAGTAACATGTATGCTTGAAAACTGTGACTTTTCcagtatgttttattaaaaaagtaTCATTACACAGAAACATTACCGCCCCTGTAAGTAATCCCCAGTGATCATGGAGTTTAAATTTTGGGTTTAGTTAGTCTTAATCTTAtcaaaatctttaattttatgaTCTCTGCTTTTAATATCTGAAGTATATTATGATGAAGCTTCATATTATTAAAATGCTTGCTTCTCACTTTATCTTCTTTAATAatttcacagtttaaaaaaagttcttgTACCTAAAGGAGtgttatagaaaagaaaatgatagcATGGGTCCTCTAAGTAtggttatttaaattaaaaaaaaaattatgccatGTGCAGATAGTTCCTTTAAAATCCAAGGGCACATTGGATCTTTGCTAAAATATGAAATGCAATATGAAACTAAGAATAACCTCTGTACCAAGTGAAATCAAATATAGAAGAATAGTATGCAATTCTAGTCACCCTGATTAATAGCTGGATGACTTTACGTCGGTTCTTAacgtctccatttcctcattgtTTTCCTGTGTTGTTTATGATGGCCAACAGTGTTTCCCTAAGTTAGCCTTGGGTAATTGCTTATTGGGAAAAATGTAACCGAATTCAGTGCTAGGCTCATACAAGGACATAGTATCTGTCCATCTCATTTCCTTCCCTGTCTGAAACTGAAGGTAACTTACCTGGGTTCTTTGTTTTATCTTAATGTAGGGAATCTTTGGATTGACTCTGACACATTAATGTGGATAATGTGAAACAACTGTTTATCACGATCTTAAACAGATTTGAAATTAATGCAAGAAAGTTACACAGTCAGCCCTTCATGTCCACAGGTTCCTTCCCTGTGGATTTAATCAACCAcagacaaaaattattttaaaaaattccagaaaattccaaagagtaaaatttgaatttgccTGGTTCCGGCAACTGTTTACATAATTTCACTCATATTGTATTAGGTAATACATGTAATCTAAGgatgatttaaaatatgcaaaaggaTAAGTAATACACAAATACTATGTCATTTAATGTAAGGAACCAATCTccaccccaccaccaaaaaactgtACACGTTTAGTTACTGTGGACCTAACCTAGTATTTCATGTGCTAAAGCACATGTTGGAGGAGGCACTGGCAGGGGAGCCACCTTCCCCCAAATTACTCAACCTTGGTAAACCTATAATTTATAATGCAGGTTGGGAACAACGCATTACACCACACTAACCATATTATCTCATTAACAGTGTAGACACTCAGAATGTCATCCCTGAAGAGAGCTTCAGAGTGTATTTTCAACTGAAGATACTGTTCCACAGGAAATGAAAATAAGACATGGAGGAGGGAAGAAACTGCTTAATTAGTTGGTTAACACATGAATTAATGAGTTAGTTCATTTACTCACTTACTCTGCGCATAGTTACTGAGCACTGGTGATGTGCCAGGCAGAGTGCTAACCTACATGGGAACAATAATGATGGATGATAAAAGCACCAAGCACTACATACAGGGACGATTTGTCCCGAGAAGTCTTTGGAAAGCAGGAGGCACTGGAGTTTGACCTTAAGGAATAGGAAAAgttttgaaagtgaaaaaaaaaaaaagtgcgtAGGGAGAAGGCAGAAAAGCACGAAGGTAGATTAAAAATGTTGAGAGTGGCAAGTTCTATGGATGACAAACCAAGGAATCTGTGAACAATTCCCAAATCTCCAGGATACCACGGAGGTGATTTCAGCAAGTGAATGTTGCGGACCAATGGTAGAAACAACATGCCGATAGCCAGGAGAAGGTACAGTTGAAAGGAGAACCCCTGGAAGTGACTCTCCTGGTATTAGCAGAGACGAAACACACAAATACTGAAATATACTCAAGGTGAAGAGAATGGCAGGAGCACACCCACCAAGCTTTAACATTTTCTGGGATTCTAGGTCCTTGTTAAGAATCTAAATCTATTTAAATAGTGTATGTTTCCTCATAATTCTATGCTATGTGCTCTTCCCTGGTCCAACAATCAAAGAATAGCTATtagattcctttttctttatcagatataaCTCAAGGGTTCGTTATCTAGATGGAAAGGGGGTACATACACAAAACATAATCAAAGCTTAAAGTGGTATCTGGATGAGGACTAAATCCTATTTCCTgcggttatttatttttttttccagcaaccTAAGAAAGCACTGTGAACTAGGGCTATCATGGTGAG
The genomic region above belongs to Vicugna pacos chromosome 15, VicPac4, whole genome shotgun sequence and contains:
- the LOC102526472 gene encoding splicing factor U2AF 26 kDa subunit isoform X1, which encodes MAEYLASIFGTEKDKVNCSFYFKIGACRHGDRCSRLHNKPNFSQTILIQNIYRNPQNSAQTAGGSHCAVSDVEMQEHYDEFFEEVFTEMEEKYGEVEEMNVCDNLGDHLVGNVYVKFRREGDAEKAVIDLNNRWLNGQPIHAELSPVTDFREACCRQYEMGECSRGGFCNFMHLKPISRELRRELYEQRRKKRRSRSRSQERRSRSRDRGRGGGGCGGGGWERDWRRSRDRERSGRF
- the LOC102526472 gene encoding splicing factor U2AF 35 kDa subunit isoform X2; translated protein: MAEYLASIFGTEKDKVNCSFYFKIGACRHGDRCSRLHNKPNFSQTILIQNIYRNPQNSAQTAGGSHCAVSDVEMQEHYDEFFEEVFTEMEEKYGEVEEMNVCDNLGDHLVGNVYVKFRREGDAEKAVIDLNNRWLNGQPIHAELSPVTDFREACCRQYEMGECSRGGFCNFMHLKPISRELRRELYEQRRKKRRSRDRERSGRF